From Halorussus lipolyticus:
GAATCCCGAGGAGACCGATTACCGAGACGACGAGTTCGCTATCGCGCAGGTCGAATACGAGGGCGAAACCTACGTCTTCTGCTCGGAGGAACACCGCCGGGAGTTCGAGGACGACCCAGACGAGTACGCTTAGTCGAGTCGTTTGCTAGCTTCTCGAATCAGGCCGTCCAGAATCTCGGGCGTCGTCGGATGATACGCCCGGTCGGGAATCTCGCGCACGTCTAACCCCATCTCCACCGCGACCTGCATCGTCTTCGCCATCACGTCGGCGTGGTAGTGCAGGCCCTGATACCCCAACACGGTCCCGTCGTCGGCGTCCACGACGAGTTTCGCCAGTCCGCGGGGGACCGCCTTGGTCTTGAACACGCCGTCACTGCTGGCCTCGCGGGTGACGGCCACGTAGTCGGTGTCCTCGCGTCCCTCCCGGACCAGTTCGCTCTCGGAGACGCCGACCCGAGCGAAGGGGTAGACCCCGAGGCCCGAGAAGACGACGTGGTGGTGGGTGTTCCGGTAGGGCTTCAACTCCGCGTCCTCGCGGTGCCGGAGAACGTTCTCGGCCGTCAGGAAGCCCTGCTCCTTGGCGACGTGCAGGATGGGTTCGTGGCCGTTGGCGTCGCCGGCGACGAAAATCCGGTCGTCGTCGCGGGCCTGCATCGTGTCGGCGACCCACCCCGCTCCGGGTTCGAGTGCGGTGTTCTCCAGTCCGAGGCGGTCCACGGCGGGCCGCCGCCCGGTGAACAGGAATAACTCGTCGGCCTCGACGGTCTCGCGCTGGTCCCGGCGCTCGACGTGGAGGCGCACTCCGCCGTCTGCGGTCTTCTCTATCGACTGCTCGTACGTGTTGGTCAGCACGTCCACGTCGAACTCCTCGCGGTAGATGTCGAGTATCGTCTCCTGAAACTCGTCGTCGGCCTCGTCCAGCGGGTAGTCGTCGTGTTCGACGACGGTGAGGTCCATCTCGGCGGCCTCCGAGAGGTAGGGCACCATCTCCAGTCCGATGTAGCCGAATCCCATCACGACCCCCGAGTCCGGGAACTCGGTCCGGTCCAGCACGTCGGCGCTGGTCGAGTAGTCCACCTCGTCCATCCCGTTCAGGTCCGGCACGTTGACCGACGACCCCGTGGCGACCACCACGTAGTCGGCCTCGATTTCTCGGTCGCCGACCGCGACGGTGTGGTCGTCCACGAACCGGGCAGTCCGGTGGAGAAACTCGACGTTCTCTCGCTCGGCGAGGTCGTGGACCGCGGACCGGCGGTGGTCCGCGAAGTTGTGGATGTGTTCGTCCTTGGTCGCCACGACCGATTCGAGGTCCACCTCCGGAACCCCCTCGATTCGGTGGTCGTGGCGGGCCTTGAATCGGGCCTCCCCGGCCGAGAGAATCTCTTTCGAGGGCATGCACCCCTTGAGGATGCAGAGGCCCCCACCGGGTTCCCCGTCGTCCACGAGGGTCAGTTTCACATCGTCCTCCTCGGCCAGTTCCTGCGCTACAGCAACGCCGGCGCTCCCGTAGGCCCCGACGATAACGACGTGAGCTGTCATGTTCTGAGACACGACGCCCGACGGATT
This genomic window contains:
- a CDS encoding YHS domain-containing protein, with translation MAQCTVCSADVEASNPEETDYRDDEFAIAQVEYEGETYVFCSEEHRREFEDDPDEYA
- a CDS encoding dihydrolipoyl dehydrogenase family protein: MTAHVVIVGAYGSAGVAVAQELAEEDDVKLTLVDDGEPGGGLCILKGCMPSKEILSAGEARFKARHDHRIEGVPEVDLESVVATKDEHIHNFADHRRSAVHDLAERENVEFLHRTARFVDDHTVAVGDREIEADYVVVATGSSVNVPDLNGMDEVDYSTSADVLDRTEFPDSGVVMGFGYIGLEMVPYLSEAAEMDLTVVEHDDYPLDEADDEFQETILDIYREEFDVDVLTNTYEQSIEKTADGGVRLHVERRDQRETVEADELFLFTGRRPAVDRLGLENTALEPGAGWVADTMQARDDDRIFVAGDANGHEPILHVAKEQGFLTAENVLRHREDAELKPYRNTHHHVVFSGLGVYPFARVGVSESELVREGREDTDYVAVTREASSDGVFKTKAVPRGLAKLVVDADDGTVLGYQGLHYHADVMAKTMQVAVEMGLDVREIPDRAYHPTTPEILDGLIREASKRLD